The Staphylococcus haemolyticus region ATGGAAAAGCTTTTTAAAACATTAGATGAAAAAGCTAAAGTTTTAAATGAACAAAACGGTCAAAGTTTTATTGAGAATTTAGGATTAGCAATGGAAGATGTTTATAGTAATAAACGTGAATTACTAGAACAAGCCACATTACAAGATCGTAGAAAAGCATTTCAGTTCGCTTATTTAAGTTTAATGCAAGAAGAAACAATTCAAGCCAATCACCAAATAACACCCGATTCTATAGGTTTAATTCTCGGATTTTTAGTTCAAAAATTTACTGAAAACAACGAAGAATTACATGTTGTAGATATCGCTAGTGGTGCAGGCCATTTAAGTGCATCTGTTAATGAAGTGCTTAAGGATACTACAATAATGCATCATCTTATTGAAGTTGATCCGGTACTTTCAAGAGTTAGTGTACATTTAGCAAATTTCTTGGAGATACCGTTTGATGTTTATCCTCAGGATGCAATTATGCCGTTACCTTTAGAAGAAGCGGATATTGTTATTGGTGATTTACCGATAGGATATTATCCTCTAGATGAACGAAGTCATGAAATGCAATTAGGTTTTAAAGAAGGGAATAGCTATTCACATTATTTACTAATTGAACAAGCAATTACTGCCTTAAAACAATCTGGTTTCGCATTTTTAGTAGTTCCAAGTAATATTTTTGAGAATGACAATGTAAAACAGTTAGAAAATTTCATTGCTACAGAAACAGAAATGCAAGCATTTTTAAATTTACCTAAGACGTTATTTAAGAACGAAAATGCGCGTAAATCAATATTGATTTTACAAAAGAAAAAATCGAATGAGACTAAGCCAGTTGAAGTGTTATTAGCAAATATTCCTGATTTTAAAAATCCTAATCAATTCCAAGGATTTATTGGTGAATTAAATACTTGGATGAAAGACAATCATCCTCAAAAATAAACTGTGATATTCTTGAATTATGGCTGTATTAATGGTTAAATAAATATGGATATTAATTAATAAATTGGAGGACAATAATATATGTCTAGTTTAGTTTTAGCGATTAACGCTGGTAGTTCTTCTTTAAAATTCCAACTAATAAGAATGCCTGAAGAAACTCTAGTAACAAAAGGTTTAATCGAACGTATCGGTATTAAAGATTCAATCTTCACAATTGAAGTGAATGGTGAAAAAATTAAAGATGTTAAAGATATCAAGGATCATGAAGAAGCTATTAACATCATGTTAGACAGTTTCAAACAACATGGCATCATTGATGACATTAATGATATTGCTGGTACAGGACATCGTGTCGTGCACGGTGGTGAGTTATTCCCAACGTCTGCATTAGTTACAGATAAAGTGGAAGAACAAATTGAATCATTAAGTGAATTAGCACCATTGCATAACCCTGCTAACTTAATGGGTATCCGTGCATTCAGAAAATTATTACCAAACATTCCTCATGTAGCAGTGTTTGATACTTCATTCCACCAATCAATGCCAGAACAATCATATTTATATAGCTTACCTTACCAATACTATAAAGATTATGGCATTCGTAAATATGGTTTCCACGGTACAAGTCACAAATATGTATCACAACGTGCTGCTGAAATCATGAATAAACCAATTGAAGAGTTACGCATTATCTCTTGTCATATTGGTAATGGTGCATCAATTGCTGCCATCGATGGTGGTGAATCAATCGATACATCAATGGGGTTCACTCCATTAGCGGGTGTAACAATGGGTACACGTTCAGGTAATATCGACCCTGCATTAATTCCATTCATTATGCAAAAGACTGGTCAAAACGCCGAAGAAGTTCTTAATGTATTAAACAAAGAATCAGGTCTACTTGGTATTTCAGGTACATCAAGTGACTTACGTGACCTTGAAAGTGATGCAGAAGAAGGAAAAGAACGTGCACAATTAGCACTAGACGTATTTGCTTCAAGAATTCATAAATATATTGGTTCTTATGCTACAAGAATGCATGGCGTGGATGTCATTGTATTTACAGCTGGTGTAGGAGAAAACTCTTCAACAGTTCGTGCTAAAGTATTAGAAGGCTTAGAATTCATGGGCATCTATTGGGATCCTAAGAAAAATGAAACAATCCGTGGTGAAGAAGGATTTATCAATTACCCACACTCACCAGTTAAAGTTATTGTTATTCCAACAAATGAAGAAGTTATGATTGCTAGAGATACAGTTAAATTTGGCGAATTATAATTTATTAATACTGACAACATGCATTGTAATTAGGGCTCTATGTCAAATCGGACTGATGAGTCCTAATATTGAGATTAAGCAACCTTAGGTTGTTTAATCTCTTTTTTTGTTGTTGAGGCAAATAGTCGCGAAGTTATAATAATTCTATTACGTAAATTATCATAATTTCTATAACCAAAAGATACCCTTTTAATGAGTTTGATTTTATTATTAATTCCTTCTAACGGACCGTTGGTCAGGTTAGAATATGTCATAGTATTTTCAATGAAAGTTGCTAATCGTCTTAAAGTTCTAATGACTGGGCGTAATTTAGGACACACATCTGAAAGATGAATAGAAAAGAGTTTATGATTAAATTTCTCTATTTGGTTTTCTTTTAAAAATCGTCTTAGCTCATGAACGTAGTGATATGTATTATATAATTCTTCATCTACATCTAATAAGTAATTTACAATGCCTTTTTCAGTTTTCCACTCTTTAAATAAATGGACTTTACGATAATTAAATGCCTCTAGCGTTTCAAAAGGTTTAAGAAATAATTTCCAATAACTTTTATATTTATTATAAAGCGGTCTATTTGAGGCCCTATAACAATTCATTACATGAACTCTAGACATATTTAACGCTCGATTTAAGGATTGAACAATATGAAAACGATCAATAATAATCTTCGCGTTAGGAAATAATTGCTTGATTAGCGACATATATGGTTCATACATATCAATCGTTACTGTTTTGACTTTTTGTCTTAGTTTCAAAGAATAGCGATAAAAATGATCTTTTAACGATTTTAACTTACGATCCGCTACCACATCTACGATGCGGTGCGATACAGCATCTGCATAAATAAAGCTCATTTTCCCAGTTACATTTTTAACACTTTTAAATTCGTCCATCATTAAGTGTTCAGGTAAAGCATCAAAAGAAGACTGACCTACGTCGCTTGCCGCTTGATTAATCACTCTAGACACAGTCATTGATGATATTAAGCATGACTTAGCGATAGATTTTTGAGAGCGGCATTCTTGTGCTTTATTTAAAACTGCAAGTTTTGTTTTATTTGAAATAAAGCAATGAGCGTCGACAATATTAGATTTAGCAGTAAAATGACTATCGCATGTTTTACAATAAAATCTTTGTTTTTGAAGATTTAAATAAGCGGGCATTTCCATAATTTTAAGCAAAGTAATCGTTGAGGTTTTCTTACCATTTTTTACTATAGAGAAATTATCATTTTTAGCTAAACAATTTTCACAATATGTAGGTTGATAAGTGAGCTCGGCATAATAAAACAGGCTCATTCGTCCTTTATATTTTTTCTCAATCACTTCGTCTGAAAAATTGATATTTTTATCTTTAATTCTTAATGTTTTTAATATAGACTTACACATAGGCGCATTACCTTTCTTTTTTATTTTGTTTGGTAGCTAATAATTATAGAGGTAATTGCGCCTTTTTTCTATTCAAAAACATAAAAATTGGACTGATGAATTTTGTCATCAGTCCAATTTATTATAGAACCTAATTAGACAATGTATGTTGTCTTTTTTAAATAAAATTGTGACAAATAAATAATGACGATAAAGTCAAAGACCTTATCGCCATATTAAACTCACTTTGTAAATGAATAGTTAGATATAACTATTATGAATATTGTTTTCTAAATTCTGGAGTTGCAACTTCAGGTTGGAAATCTTCAGGAATTTCTTCTGTACGCACTACTAATACATCACATGGTGCGTGACGTACAATTGCTTCAGATACAGAACCGACAATAAATCTTTCAACGGCATTTAAACCTGAAGTACCACACATAATTAAATCTACACCTAATTCACTTGCTAATTTTTTAGGGATAATTGCTTTAGGAGAACCAAACTCTAAACGAGTTTCAACGTTAGTTACTCCAGCACGCGTTGCAACTTCTTGATAACCTTTTAATAATTCTTCAGAGAAACTTCTAGACTTCTCAGTGAATTGTGCATCGTATACTTCATAAGAAGAATACGTTCTTGAATCGATAATGTTCACTATAGTTAATTTAGCGTCATTACGTTTAGCTACGTCTACTGCTTTATTGAAAGCCCACTCAGCTTCGTGTGAACCATCAACTGCGATTAAAATGTTTTTGTATGTTAACATCTTAATAACCCCCTTAGCTTTTCTTACTTATATATTACCACAAATTTCAGAATTTTTACTCTTTATATTTTAACAATAATGTGTACTTTTTCTGATTGCGCTTTCATTGGTTTAGCGTTACGATAGTGATGGAGGTGGATGGAATGAAAATTGGTATTCCAAAAGAGATAAAAAATAACGAAAACAGAGTTGGTTTGTCACCAAGTGGTGTACATGCATTAGTTGAGCAAGGACATACAGTACTTGTTGAGAAAGATGCTGGTTTAGGTTCATTCTTTGAAGATAAAGATTACAAAGATGCAGGTGCTGACATTGTATCTGAACAGTCATCTGTATGGGATGTAGAAATGGTTATTAAAGTTAAAGAACCATTGGAAGAAGAGTATAAATATTTCAAAGAAGGACTCATCTTATTTACATACCTACATCTTGCTAATGAAGAAAAATTAACTCAAGCGTTAGTTGATAATAAAGTCGTAGGTATTGCCTATGAAACGGTTCAATTACCTGACCGTTCATTACCATTATTAACACCAATGAGTGAAGTTGCAGGACGTATGTCTGCTCAAGTTGGTTCACAATTCCTACAAAAATTTAACGGTGGAATGGGTATTTTACTTGGAGGCGTTCCTGGAGTACCAAAAGGTAAAGTATCTATCATCGGTGGCGGTCAAGCTGGTACAAATGCGGCTAAAATCGCACTAGGTTTAGGTGCTAATGTTACAATCTTAGATGTAAACCCTAAACGATTAGCTGAATTAGATGATTTATTTGATGGCCGTGTGAACACAATTATGTCTAACCCATTAAATATTGAAAATGCAGTAAAAGAAAGTGATTTAGTTATTGGTGCCGTATTAATCCCTGGTGCAAAAGCACCTAGCTTGGTAACTGAAGATATGATTAAACAAATGAAAGATGGTTCAGTGATTGTTGATATCGCTATTGACCAAGGTGGTATTTTTGAAACTACAGATAAAATTACGACACACGATGATCCAACATATGTAAAACATGGTGTTGTTCACTATGCAGTTGCGAATATGCCAGGTGCAGTACCTCGTACATCTACAATTGCATTAAATAATGCAACATTACCTTATGCGCAATTATTAGCAAGTAAGGGTTACCGTGAAGCATTCAAAGCAAACCACGCATTATCTTTAGGTTTAAATACGTACAAAGGTCATGTAACTCATAAAGGTGTAGCTGAAGCGTTCGGTTTAGAATACACATCTGTTGAAGATGCATTAAAAGAAGATTAATAATTGATTTAATATAAATAATCCAGTTGAGTACATAGTTATTTTACTATTAACTCAACTGGATTTTTAATTTTTATTTATCATAGTGTGTTAGTATTTCATAACCATTTTCAGTTACTAAAATATCATCTTCAATACGTACGCCAGCAACATTAGGTACATATATACCAGGTTCTATCGTAATAACCATTCCCGCTTCAAGTAGGTTTGAATTTGTACTTGAAACATCTTGATATTCATGCTCTTCTAAACCAAGGCCATGTCCTAATCTGTGAGGGAAATAATCACCGTATCCAGCATCACTTATAATGTCTCTAGCGATTTTATCAATATCTTGTAAAGGGACGCCTGCTCTAATTGCCTCAATTGCATTGGTTTCTGCTTCTAAAACAATATTATAAATTGTTTGAGCTTCTTCAGAAGGGGTTCCGAATTTTACTGTACGTGTCATATCGCTACAATAATGATTATATATAACCCCTAAATCAAATAATACATATTCATCTTTAACTAGTTTTCTTTCTCCTGGTGTTCCGTGAGGTGATGCAGCGTGATCTCCAAATAATACCATTGTGTCAAAACTCATCTCACTAACACCAAATTTTTTGATTTCATTTTCAATATGATTGACTACTTCACGTTCTGTTACACCGACTTTAAGGAATTCGGTACCAATTTCGATGCATTTGTCAGCGAGCTTTGCCGCTTCGCGAATATTTTCAATTTCGGATTCGTTTTTAATATTACGTAATTCTTTAATTGTTTGATCAATATCGCCATAGTGCTGAACACCAAAGTTTTGAGTTAACTCGCGTTGACGTTTTACTGTTAAGTGTTCACTTTCAATCAATAACTTATTAAAAGATAACGGATCAATTTCAAAAGGATTCTCAGTATCTAAGTAACCAATGATTTTTCCTTCAAATGGAGAATTCTTAACTTCTTCAACTTCCATCTTTGGACAATATAAGGTTTGATCTCCATTTGCTGTAATTAATAGTGCAAATAGTCTCTCGTGAGGTTCGCTTCTATACCCAGTGAAGTAGAATACATTGAGAGGAGTTGTTATCCATGCAGCGTCAGCTTGTTCATGTTGTAATTGTTTAGTTATTTTTTCGATTTTACTCATTCAATCATCTCCATTAAGTATTTATGTTAATTTTACGTCTAATCAGCTTAGAATTCAAAATTATTTAATATAATAAGCGATTATTTTAGTTTCATGTTATATCTTTAATAGCTAGGGTATAATTATAATAATCAAGCAATAGGAGGCTATAATTATGAAACTTTCTTTTCATGGGCAATCAACGATTTATTTTGAAGGTAATGGTAAAAAAGTAATTGTAGATCCATTTATTTCGGGTAATGACAAATGTGATTTAGATGAACAAACATTAGATGTAGACTATATAATTTTAACTCATGGTCATGCTGATCACTTTGGCGATGTAGTTGAATTAGCAAATCGTAATCACGCAACGGTTATAGGTTCTGCTGAATTACAAGGGTATTTAAGTACTTATCATGGTGTAGAAGATGTTCATGGTATGAATATCGGTGGCAAAGCTAAATTTGATTTCGGTAGCGTTAAATATGTTCAAGCTTTCCATAGTTCAAGTTTCACACATGAAGATGGTATCCCTGTTTACTTAGGAATGCCAATGGGACTTATATTAGAAGTTGAAGGTAAAACGATTTATCACATGGGTGATACAGGATTGTTTAGTGATATGAAGTTAATTGCTGAAAGACACCCTGTAGATGTATGTTTTGTCCCAATTGGTGATAACTTTACTATGGGTATTGATGATGCAAGTTATGCAATTAATGAATTTGTTAAACCTAAGATTTCAGTTCCAGTTCATTACAATACTTTCCCATTAATTGAACAAGATCCACAACAATTTAAGGATGCAGTACATGAAGGTGAAGTACAAATATTAGAACCTGGTGAGTCTGTATCATTTTAATAGATTTTAAATAAATATGAAGTGATTAATTAGTTAAATGAAATTAATAAGCACAAAGGTGATTTATACATGAACAATCATCTTTGTGCTATTATTTTGACGCATCTTTTGAAATTTTACTAACTATTTTACAATCAGTACAGGGATGGTAGCACGTTTTGCTACTTTATGACTTACACTACCTAATACGAATTTTTTCTGAGATTCAGCTTTACGGTTACTTAATACGACGATTTCATATTTACCACTATTAGCGTGTTTCACTAATTCGTCCTTAGGGTTACCACGTACGATGATTTGATCATAA contains the following coding sequences:
- a CDS encoding class I SAM-dependent methyltransferase, whose protein sequence is MSEEQTIMEKLFKTLDEKAKVLNEQNGQSFIENLGLAMEDVYSNKRELLEQATLQDRRKAFQFAYLSLMQEETIQANHQITPDSIGLILGFLVQKFTENNEELHVVDIASGAGHLSASVNEVLKDTTIMHHLIEVDPVLSRVSVHLANFLEIPFDVYPQDAIMPLPLEEADIVIGDLPIGYYPLDERSHEMQLGFKEGNSYSHYLLIEQAITALKQSGFAFLVVPSNIFENDNVKQLENFIATETEMQAFLNLPKTLFKNENARKSILILQKKKSNETKPVEVLLANIPDFKNPNQFQGFIGELNTWMKDNHPQK
- a CDS encoding acetate kinase codes for the protein MSSLVLAINAGSSSLKFQLIRMPEETLVTKGLIERIGIKDSIFTIEVNGEKIKDVKDIKDHEEAINIMLDSFKQHGIIDDINDIAGTGHRVVHGGELFPTSALVTDKVEEQIESLSELAPLHNPANLMGIRAFRKLLPNIPHVAVFDTSFHQSMPEQSYLYSLPYQYYKDYGIRKYGFHGTSHKYVSQRAAEIMNKPIEELRIISCHIGNGASIAAIDGGESIDTSMGFTPLAGVTMGTRSGNIDPALIPFIMQKTGQNAEEVLNVLNKESGLLGISGTSSDLRDLESDAEEGKERAQLALDVFASRIHKYIGSYATRMHGVDVIVFTAGVGENSSTVRAKVLEGLEFMGIYWDPKKNETIRGEEGFINYPHSPVKVIVIPTNEEVMIARDTVKFGEL
- a CDS encoding ISL3 family transposase, whose protein sequence is MCKSILKTLRIKDKNINFSDEVIEKKYKGRMSLFYYAELTYQPTYCENCLAKNDNFSIVKNGKKTSTITLLKIMEMPAYLNLQKQRFYCKTCDSHFTAKSNIVDAHCFISNKTKLAVLNKAQECRSQKSIAKSCLISSMTVSRVINQAASDVGQSSFDALPEHLMMDEFKSVKNVTGKMSFIYADAVSHRIVDVVADRKLKSLKDHFYRYSLKLRQKVKTVTIDMYEPYMSLIKQLFPNAKIIIDRFHIVQSLNRALNMSRVHVMNCYRASNRPLYNKYKSYWKLFLKPFETLEAFNYRKVHLFKEWKTEKGIVNYLLDVDEELYNTYHYVHELRRFLKENQIEKFNHKLFSIHLSDVCPKLRPVIRTLRRLATFIENTMTYSNLTNGPLEGINNKIKLIKRVSFGYRNYDNLRNRIIITSRLFASTTKKEIKQPKVA
- a CDS encoding universal stress protein, with translation MLTYKNILIAVDGSHEAEWAFNKAVDVAKRNDAKLTIVNIIDSRTYSSYEVYDAQFTEKSRSFSEELLKGYQEVATRAGVTNVETRLEFGSPKAIIPKKLASELGVDLIMCGTSGLNAVERFIVGSVSEAIVRHAPCDVLVVRTEEIPEDFQPEVATPEFRKQYS
- the ald gene encoding alanine dehydrogenase — its product is MKIGIPKEIKNNENRVGLSPSGVHALVEQGHTVLVEKDAGLGSFFEDKDYKDAGADIVSEQSSVWDVEMVIKVKEPLEEEYKYFKEGLILFTYLHLANEEKLTQALVDNKVVGIAYETVQLPDRSLPLLTPMSEVAGRMSAQVGSQFLQKFNGGMGILLGGVPGVPKGKVSIIGGGQAGTNAAKIALGLGANVTILDVNPKRLAELDDLFDGRVNTIMSNPLNIENAVKESDLVIGAVLIPGAKAPSLVTEDMIKQMKDGSVIVDIAIDQGGIFETTDKITTHDDPTYVKHGVVHYAVANMPGAVPRTSTIALNNATLPYAQLLASKGYREAFKANHALSLGLNTYKGHVTHKGVAEAFGLEYTSVEDALKED
- a CDS encoding M24 family metallopeptidase gives rise to the protein MSKIEKITKQLQHEQADAAWITTPLNVFYFTGYRSEPHERLFALLITANGDQTLYCPKMEVEEVKNSPFEGKIIGYLDTENPFEIDPLSFNKLLIESEHLTVKRQRELTQNFGVQHYGDIDQTIKELRNIKNESEIENIREAAKLADKCIEIGTEFLKVGVTEREVVNHIENEIKKFGVSEMSFDTMVLFGDHAASPHGTPGERKLVKDEYVLFDLGVIYNHYCSDMTRTVKFGTPSEEAQTIYNIVLEAETNAIEAIRAGVPLQDIDKIARDIISDAGYGDYFPHRLGHGLGLEEHEYQDVSSTNSNLLEAGMVITIEPGIYVPNVAGVRIEDDILVTENGYEILTHYDK
- a CDS encoding metal-dependent hydrolase, translated to MKLSFHGQSTIYFEGNGKKVIVDPFISGNDKCDLDEQTLDVDYIILTHGHADHFGDVVELANRNHATVIGSAELQGYLSTYHGVEDVHGMNIGGKAKFDFGSVKYVQAFHSSSFTHEDGIPVYLGMPMGLILEVEGKTIYHMGDTGLFSDMKLIAERHPVDVCFVPIGDNFTMGIDDASYAINEFVKPKISVPVHYNTFPLIEQDPQQFKDAVHEGEVQILEPGESVSF